DNA from Candidatus Paceibacterota bacterium:
CCAAGCGCTTTAATTTCTTCTTCTGGAAGTTTAGCAAGCTCGGCTGAACGCGCGGAAAGATAATCTTTTTTGTTTCTCTCCGGCTCATCCAAAACTTCTTCCAAAAGAGCGTGAAGAATAAAACCCACTTTCGGCCCCGGTTCAACCGCCGCCGCTTTCATCACGTCTTCTCCTTTTATATCAAGCTTGGAAACGTTTAATGGCGACCTTAAAGCTTCTTCCACCATTGATTCGTATTTTCTCAAACGATACGGCTCTTCTTTCGGCCTGCCCATCCCTATTCTGTCGCAAAAACGGACGTTCATCAAATCCCAAACGTTTTCCTCTCCGACATTTCGCGCAAGGCGGCGCACCGCGGAAAGAGTGATAATGTCCGTGTCCGAAAAAAACAAATGCCAGCGCACAAGCTTTCCCACTTTTTCTATAAATTTTTTCGGGTAACGAAGCCGCGATAAAATTTCCACGGTCATTTTAGCGCCGACAACTTCATGGCTGTAAAAAGTGGATTCAATTCCTTCTCCCCATTTTGTTCTAGGTTTTCCGATATCGTGGAAAAGCGCCGCCATGCGAATCTCCAAAGAAAAATTTTTGTCAGCCGCGTGCTGAAGAGCGCGCAGATTGTGTTCCCACACAGTAAAAATATGCTCTTTATTCTGGCCCACGCCGATTCCTTCTTCCAGTTCCGGCGCCACGAATTTCAAAATTCCCGCTTCCTGCGTTTCTTCAATCCCCTTTTTGGGCGATGCCGACATAAGCAATTTTGAAAACTCGTCGCGTATCCTTTCCATGGAAATCGCTTTCAAAAGATGCGATTTTTCTTTTATTGTTTTAACGGTTTCCGGCTCAATTTCAAAACCAACTTCGGCCGCGAGACGCACCGCTCTCATTATTCTTAATGCGTCGTCTTCAAACCTGTCTTCCGGATTGCCGACTGTCTTTATCACTTTGGCTTTCAAGTCATTTTTACCTCCGAAAGGATCTCTTATTTCCACAAATTTTTCTTCAAGAATTTCATCATCGGCTTCGCTTGCGCCGTCCGAACGCAAATACGCCGACTGCGATACAAGAAGAGCCATGGCGTTTATGGTAAAATCGCGGCGAGACAAGTCTTCTTCAAGACTGTCGCCGAAACGCACTATATCCGGATGACGTTTATCTGTATATTTAGCTTCTATTCTATATGGGGTTATCTCCACCGCTTTTAATGTCTCGTCTTCCGAACCCGTGATAACGCCGACAGTGCCAAAGTCATTTTCATAAAAAGAATCCGGAAAAATTTTCTGTATTTCTTCGGGCTTGGCGTTTGTTGTGGCGTCCCAGTCTTTCGGCTTTCTGTTTAAAAGAAGATCGCGCACGCAGCCACCGACAAGATACGCCTCAAAACCGTTCGCTTCAAGCCGCTCCAGGACGTTTAAAATTTCTTTTGGAATTTTATAAGACATAAACAGTGCGTCCCCGGAGGGATTCGAACCCCCAATAACAGTTCCGAAGACTGTCGTGATATCCGTTTCACTACGGGGACAAAAACCAGAATTAAATTGATTTTTCAATACAATTTTGTCATAATTTTTTTGAAATATCAACCCTCGTCCCTATAGCTTAACGGATAAAGCGCAGCCCTCCGAAGGCTGAAATCGAGGTTCAATTCCTCGTAGGGGCACAGTTGCAAAATCGCCGATTTATAGTAGAATTTATGATGAAAGGTCAAGATTATTAAACTTTATTTTGGCCAAATTATGGACAAATTAATCGGCAAAGTCACTCATTTTTTTGACAAAGCCATGGTCGCGGTTATTCTGCTGGACGATAAAGTTTCCACGGGAGACACTATAAAGTTCAAAAAGATTGGCGAGGAATTTGAACAAAAAGTGGAATCAATGCAGATTGACCACAAGCAGATAAACAGCGCGAAAAAAGGGGAAGAAATCGCAATTAAAGTAGACCAGGCGGTTAAAGAAGGCGCGGAAGTGCATTTGGCTGAGTAGTAAAATTTTTCAAAAGAAAAGAAAAATCTGTTCCCAAACGGAACGGAAATTAAAATTTATGGTGCCTATAGTTTAGTGGTAAAACTCCACTCTGTGGAAGTGGTATCGAGAGTTCGATTCTCTCTAGGCACCCCAAACGGTATCTAATATAACCGAGTTCGGTTGATTGGATATCATTGCAGGAATCTCGGCAATTTGTCGGGATTTTTGCGTTTTAGGGGCAATCTTGGATTTTGATTTGCCAGCTACAAATGGTGTAAACTCTACGGCCAAGTCGGTTATGATTCTCGGACCGGTGATTTCCTTGTATTTCTTGGTAAAGACCAGATCCTCCGCTTGCATTAGGCCTCTAATGATCGGTGATGGTATTACGGTTTGGATTTTTTTGTCGGCTACTTCAAACCTCTCCCAA
Protein-coding regions in this window:
- a CDS encoding HD domain-containing protein, with the protein product MSYKIPKEILNVLERLEANGFEAYLVGGCVRDLLLNRKPKDWDATTNAKPEEIQKIFPDSFYENDFGTVGVITGSEDETLKAVEITPYRIEAKYTDKRHPDIVRFGDSLEEDLSRRDFTINAMALLVSQSAYLRSDGASEADDEILEEKFVEIRDPFGGKNDLKAKVIKTVGNPEDRFEDDALRIMRAVRLAAEVGFEIEPETVKTIKEKSHLLKAISMERIRDEFSKLLMSASPKKGIEETQEAGILKFVAPELEEGIGVGQNKEHIFTVWEHNLRALQHAADKNFSLEIRMAALFHDIGKPRTKWGEGIESTFYSHEVVGAKMTVEILSRLRYPKKFIEKVGKLVRWHLFFSDTDIITLSAVRRLARNVGEENVWDLMNVRFCDRIGMGRPKEEPYRLRKYESMVEEALRSPLNVSKLDIKGEDVMKAAAVEPGPKVGFILHALLEEVLDEPERNKKDYLSARSAELAKLPEEEIKALGEEGKARKDEEEQKELSEIRKKYGVR